The genomic region gggtggggtggcaaCTGGTGTGCTGCCATTCGGTTCTTATTTttggaaacgaacgaacagaccACCCACACACggggcggtttttggggaactgGAAAATAAACGGGGTTAGAGGGGAGATGGCGGAGTGACCCATATATTCCACTCGGAAGGGTCGTCGCTCCCCGCCCCTCCCTTTAGAACACAAGTGACGCATGCTTGCATCGGGTATGCTCGCAACGCAACAGcagatgatgagatgagatcATCATCCCTTGCACccctgtggtgtgtggtgtgtgtgtctctaccagcacgcacgcacgcatgcacgcacgcatgcacttAAGTAGGTCAGCACACGTTTCCCTCCGAGCAGCTCGCGAGCGATCGCCAAGGACACCGCAGCCCTGAGCTGTGCTGCCTTGAGGCGTCGCGGGCACCGAAAGGATCTCCATAAATGGTAGCAAGCGTGCGCCATTGTCCGTGCCATTGAATCGAAGGATTGTCTCCAGCACAACAGACAGGCGACTCAGACCAGCTGCCCATTCCCTCGCTCCATAGCTCCCCCCGAACCTGacgcagctgcagctggaacgtttttggttgttggaaCGAACTCGGGTGCTTTTtgggcagcaccagcagcagcagtggcgtcTCGGCCCATATCGCGCTGCAGgatggtttaaaaataaacaccgGAATTTGGGGCCCGGGGCCGGTCAGCAAGCAAAGGGTTGGCGGGGTGCCTCCAAAGAATATGCGAGTGATGACGAGCGCTGTTGTGCTGTTCTTGGTGCGCGTGAGGGGGTGCATGACATCATCGCCGAGAAAATTGAGCCCCCCCCCGctaaaaaaaactcagcaacagcaacacatgTTGATAGAAGGCTTTGGTTGTTCgtggtttcttgttttttcgtttttagtACGCGTTATTTGAGTGCATCCCCTGTTCCCTATTTGCCACTCGTTATCTGGTCATTCTGGTCACCTACCTGTTGATCTTGATCGTGGCGCCCGCTGATTTGTATCgcgacacaaaacacacagacacacaccagagacagagactGCACACTGCGCCGGAAGTGAATAGGGGTTGGGCGGCTCGCACGACTGGCTGACTTCTGCACTGCTCGAGTGAACAAACTTGAATGGCACCAAGAGCCGCTGTACACCGCGACGTTGTTCCCGCGCGCCGTTCTGCATGCTGTGGCGTggtatcgcgcgcgcgcacgtccACTagctcgctccctcgcttgTGCATCATCCGTTTGCTGGTcagtgtgttagtgtgtgagagagagagagagagagagagagtgtacgACGATCGAATGCACAAGGCATTCCGTGCCGGCGGAGGAGGTCGAGGTTGGTGGGTTTGTGTTTATCAACATGAGCTCAACAGTGTGCCGGCTagtggccagccagtcatCAGATGACACCATCGCCATGGAACGCCATCGAGTCAGTAAGACTCGGCTCAGAAGAATGgagtgtttcattttcccggaggggacagatgatgatgttcgagACAATCGAATCAGCCACTTGCGCCCGATGCCTTCGATGCCGGCCTCGACCAGGCTTGACGAATTTCTCGAAAACATCACCGCACCCGCACACGACCTGGCGGTATCGCGGGGAGTTGACTTCGGCGGAGGCCACTCGACGGATGATGATTCCACTGCCCGGCGCACCGGGGTGTGGCCGTAGCGAGGTCACGCAACGATGGTCAGGTCACAGCGCAGCTACTCTAAACGAAGCGCTATGaattgaggtttttttttttgtcgaggggagcgaacgagcgtggCGCCATCGAGTCTAGCCGTCCGCCTACGTTACTCCTACGCCCTCACCtgagggatggatggatgctttTCGATTGAGGGAGCgaggcgtttgttttttttttctttttcgttttgtttttgcgacGTAGCGTGCGAACACAGTTCCATCTATTTAGACGCgacattcgttcgttttgttagTGGTGCGGTCCGGGACCGTAGGTAGCGAGCAGCTGGAGCCAGGTGTCCGCACCGTACAGCAGGGCCGTCTTGAGCGTGAAGACGTACGAGACCCAGTTGCACCAGACGTTCGATCCGTAGCCCTTGTGGGAGAGCGTCAACCCGTACGAGAGTGCGTACAGGAGCAGCGTCATGGTGGCCGTATAGCGTAGCTCGATCGACGCCCAGTCCAGCCGGGGTAGCAGACGACGCACGACGCGCCCACGGGTGTGCTGATcgaccaacagcagcgcgGACAGGACGAACGAGTGGCACAGGACGAGCAGTGCCGCCCATTGCGCGATATCGTAGTACTGCGGCCTACAGAAGGCCAGCGATACTACGGTGTACACCTGCAACGTGTCAGTAATAACGTCAGTTCGGTAGAAGCATTAGTAGGAGAGAGTGTTCACCAAAGTGTAAtaaggaaacaggtgaagtcatggCCATTTGGCATACAGTTgggttcaaaataatagcagcgGGTGGTTCATAGGCTAAAAAGTTACATAAAATGATTATTCATGCATCTATTCGAAATCTGTTTTTTCTGtataaaaaggaacaaaaataaaacaagaatgtatggtttactttttaaaatcaatccATTACTAAGCGCAATTTTTAAATAACTGAAAAAGTAGCTGTTCAAAACATATAGCAGTGTTTACCCATTCCTAGTACATTCACTCGAGAATattaaatttgaaaagaaaaaaccggcTCCAGTGTATTGGTATTGGTTTTTCCACTCCAATACTTTGTAGTATAGCCTTTATTCTTGATTAGGCAGGCGTATCGCTGAGGCATAGAGCTCGCAAGTCTTTGGTATCGAGAGACAGGGTTTGCAGCCCTCGATTTACGAATTACCGACCAAATCTCTTCCTCATTCTTCGGCTTTGCTTCCAAAATAGCACATTTGACATGCACCCATAGATTCCCAACGGGATTGAGATCAGGAGAATTCGCTGGCCACTCTATAACCTCGATGTTCTTCTGCTGAAACCACGCTTTTACGCGTTTactacatggtctgtcgccaagtaaacaggactttttccaTAGCAAAATTTCTGGCAGCAccatattatattttaaagGTACATCTTTGAGcgactttcagtcaaaatttcatgtcatttggtccactggaagcaaagttattgcACTTAAAGTGACAGTATGGCCAAAATGTCAGCGTAACGTTTTTCTTGGATTAACGAATGAAGTTTATCGAATAGGTGAGAGTCACATGGTATCAGATCAGGTGATTAAGGGAAACGATTTATCGaagcaaatgcaaaaaatCAGTGATAAGCGTGAATCGATAAGACGGCGCATTATCGTGCAACATGCTTCAATTTCTTTCTTCACGATATTCTAGCCGAAATCGACAAA from Anopheles aquasalis chromosome Y, idAnoAquaMG_Q_19, whole genome shotgun sequence harbors:
- the LOC126579570 gene encoding uncharacterized protein LOC126579570, producing the protein MSNVYRHLSVGGPGTIGHPEEKVPQVAIGAATATAASLPMDDHPLLEPELAGNWFQFRGNRSAWRNGLRLMQLVYTVVSLAFCRPQYYDIAQWAALLVLCHSFVLSALLLVDQHTRGRVVRRLLPRLDWASIELRYTATMTLLLYALSYGLTLSHKGYGSNVWCNWVSYVFTLKTALLYGADTWLQLLATYGPGPHH